In one Cyclopterus lumpus isolate fCycLum1 chromosome 24, fCycLum1.pri, whole genome shotgun sequence genomic region, the following are encoded:
- the LOC117727759 gene encoding probable G-protein coupled receptor 139 → MEGANVTVFVAVQKVYYPLLCVMGIPANLFTFYMICFRKCGMSNTAIVYLSCLALVDTFYLVWVILVDLTLTFWLLQPFWHSYPWCGILGFLQYGSLYSSSWIVVVFTIERYLVLRSTAAKQHFSQARVTKLTCVAIVLVSHLVSVPVGWINTVTPVNLTVDGVNMTLPRCHYRNEVYTTVIVWITTFLSGGIPIVSVIIFNYLIGHHLYRATNLFTKEERRVMHGRSTRGMLRRTILLLGTVSVSFVVLSLPRFVTYCILRTKYNYENFNRNDYSIPINVAGDLANMLQNLNSATNFLLYCMVSRRFRQELVQMATCKAKALELGSILTHTTMKVFSVAVHKASPSSDPVTVVLTNLKPTVERTWKNGSDLYLQRVNVHP, encoded by the exons ATGGAGGGAGCCAACGTCACCGTCTTCGTCGCCGTCCAGAAGGTCTACTACCCTTTGCTTTGCGTCATGGGCATTCCAG CCAACCTCTTCACATTCTACATGATCTGCTTCCGTAAATGCGGGATGTCCAACACAGCTATTGTTTACCTGAGCTGTCTGGCCCTCGTGGACACCTTCTACCTGGTGTGGGTGATCCTCGTTGACCTGACCCTCACTTTCTGGCtactgcagcccttttggcacTCCTATCCCTGGTGTGGCATCCTGGGGTTCCTGCAGTATGGATCGCTTTACAGCTCCTCCTGGATCGTGGTGGTGTTCACCATCGAGCGCTACCTCGTTCTTCGCAGCACAGCGGCCAAGCAGCACTTCTCCCAGGCCCGGGTCACTAAACTGACCTGTGTTGCCATTGTTCTGGTGTCGCACCTCGTCTCCGTGCCGGTGGGCTGGATCAATACCGTCACACCGGTCAACCTCACCGTGGACGGGGTGAATATGACTCTGCCCAGGTGTCACTACCGCAATGAGGTGTACACTACAGTTATTGTGTGGATAACTACATTCCTCTCGGGGGGAATCCCCATCGTGTCGGTCATCATCTTCAACTACCTCATCGGGCACCATCTGTACCGCGCCACAAACCTCTTTACCAAGGAAGAGCGTCGCGTCATGCATGGGAGGAGCACCAGGGGCATGCTGAGGAGGACCATCCTGCTGCTGGGCACCGTCTCTGTGTCCTTCGTCGTCCTCAGCCTGCCTCGCTTTGTCACGTACTGTATCCTCAGGACCAAGTACAACTACGAGAATTTCAACAGAAACGACTACAGCATCCCCATCAATGTGGCCGGAGACTTAGCCAACATGCTGCAGAACCTCAACTCCGCCACCAACTTCCTGCTCTACTGTATGGTCAGCCGGCGCTTCCGGCAGGAGCTGGTCCAAATGGCAACATGTAAGGCGAAGGCCCTCGAGCTGGGCTCCATCCTCACCCACACCACCATGAAAGTCTTCTCAGTGGCAGTTCATAAGGCCTCACCATCCAGCGACCCTGTGACTGTGGTGCTAACCAATCTCAAACCGACAGTAGAAAGGACCTGGAAGAATGGATCAGACTTGTACCTTCAAAGAGTAAACGTTCATCCATGA
- the fynb gene encoding tyrosine-protein kinase fynb isoform X1, with protein sequence MGCVQCKDKEATKLTDDRDASISQGAGYRYGADPTPQHYPSFGVTAIPNYNNFQAPVGQGMTVFGGVSTSAHTGTLRTRGGTGVTLFVALYDYGARTEDDLSFRKGERFQIINSTEGDWWDARSLTTGGSGYIPSNYVAPVDSIQAEDWYFGKLGRKDAERQLQSTGNPRGTYLIRESETTKGAFSLSIRDWDDVKGDHVKHYKIRKLDSGGYYITTRAQFDMLQQLVQHYSDRAAGLCCRLVVPCHKGMPRLADLSVKTKDVWEIPRESLQLIKRLGNGQFGEVWMESADGLCFNLTGVCVNYIPDTMGLSHDAWEISRDTLELEVKLGTGCFADVFYGTWNGTTKVAVKTLKPGTMSPESFLEEAQIMKKLRHDKLVQLYAVVSEEPIYIVTEYMGQGSLLEFLKDGEGRGSKLPNLVDMAAQVAAGMAYIERMNYIHRDLRSANILVGDNQVCKIADFGLARLIEDNEYTARQGAKFPIKWTAPEAALYGKFTIKSDVWSFGILLTELVTKGRVPYPGMNNREVLEQVERGYRMPCPQDCPISLHELMLQCWKKDAEERPTFEYLQAFLEDYFTATEPQYQPGDNL encoded by the exons ATGGGCTGTGTGCAATGCAAGGATAAGGAAGCAACCAAACTCACGGACGACCGAGACGCCAGCATCTCCCAGGGAGCGGGCTACCGCTATGGGGCCGACCCCACGCCGCAGCACTACCCCAGCTTCGGGGTCACCGCCATCCCCAACTACAACAACTTCCAAGCCCCCGTCGGACAGGGGATGACCGTCTTCGGGGGGGTCAGCACCTCCGCGCACACAGGAACCCTGAGGACCCGCGGTGGGACAG GAGTCACCCTCTTCGTGGCACTTTACGACTACGGGGCGCGGACAGAGGACGACCTCAGCTTCAGGAAAGGGGAGCGGTTCCAGATCATCAACAGCAC cGAAGGAGACTGGTGGGATGCTCGCTCGCTCACCACCGGTGGCAGTGGCTACATTCCCAGTAATTACGTGGCTCCGGTGGACTCCATCCAGGCAGAGGA CTGGTACTTTGGTAAACTGGGCCGCAAGGACGCAGAGAGGCAGCTGCAGTCCACCGGCAACCCTCGAGGAACCTACCTCATCCGGGAGAGTGAAACCACAAAGG gtgCCTTCTCCTTGTCCATACGGGACTGGGACGATGTGAAAGGTGACCACGTCAAGCATTATAAGATCCGTAAGCTGGACAGTGGCGGCTACTACATCACCACACGGGCTCAATTTGacatgctgcagcagctggtccAGCACTACTCAG ACCGAGCCGCGGGGCTCTGCTGTCGCTTGGTGGTTCCCTGCCACAAAGGGATGCCACGGCTCGCCGACCTGTCCGTTAAAACCAAAGACGTGTGGGAGATCCCGCGGGAGTCGCTGCAGCTCATCAAGCGGCTCGGGAACGGGCAGTTTGGGGAGGTCTGGATGG AGAGTGCGGATGGTTTGTGCTTTAATTTAACGGGCGTGTGTGTGAACTACATCCCTGACACTATGGGCTTGAGTCATGATGCCTGGGAGATCAGCAGAGACACACTTGAGTTGGAAGTAAAGCTGGGGACGGGATGTTTTGCTGATGTGTTTTACG GAACGTGGAACGGCACCACCAAGGTGGCAGTGAAGACTCTGAAGCCCGGGACCATGTCCCCCGAGTCCTTCCTGGAGGAGGCTCAGATCATGAAGAAACTCCGCCATGACAAGCTGGTGCAGCTCTACGCCGTGGTGTCCGAGGAGCCCATTTACATCGTCACAGAGTACATGGGCCAAG GAAGCCTGCTGGAATTCTTGAAGGACGGAGAAGGACGAGGGTCGAAGCTGCCGAACCTGGTGGACATGGCGGCGCAg GTGGCGGCGGGCATGGCCTACATCGAGAGGATGAACTACATCCACAGAGACCTGCGCTCCGCCAACATCCTGGTGGGAGACAACCAGGTGTGCAAGATCGCCGACTTCGGCCTGGCCAGACTCATCGAGGACAACGAATACACGGCCCGGCAAG GAGCAAAGTTCCCCATTAAGTGGACCGCCCCGGAGGCTGCGCTGTACGGGAAGTTCACCATCAAGTCGGACGTGTGGTCGTTCGGCATCTTGCTGACGGAGCTGGTCACCAAGGGTCGGGTGCCTTACCCAG GCATGAACAACCGCGAGGtgctggagcaggtggagcGGGGCTACCGGATGCCGTGCCCCCAGGACTGCCCCATCTCGCTGCACGAGCTGATGCTGCAGTGCTGGAAGAAGGACGCCGAGGAGCGGCCTACCTTCGAGTACCTGCAAGCCTTCCTGGAGGACTACTTCACGGCCACAGAGCCTCAGTACCAGCCCGGGGACAACCTCtag
- the fynb gene encoding tyrosine-protein kinase fynb isoform X3: MGCVQCKDKEATKLTDDRDASISQGAGYRYGADPTPQHYPSFGVTAIPNYNNFQAPVGQGMTVFGGVSTSAHTGTLRTRGGTGVTLFVALYDYGARTEDDLSFRKGERFQIINSTEGDWWDARSLTTGGSGYIPSNYVAPVDSIQAEDWYFGKLGRKDAERQLQSTGNPRGTYLIRESETTKGAFSLSIRDWDDVKGDHVKHYKIRKLDSGGYYITTRAQFDMLQQLVQHYSESADGLCFNLTGVCVNYIPDTMGLSHDAWEISRDTLELEVKLGTGCFADVFYGTWNGTTKVAVKTLKPGTMSPESFLEEAQIMKKLRHDKLVQLYAVVSEEPIYIVTEYMGQGSLLEFLKDGEGRGSKLPNLVDMAAQVAAGMAYIERMNYIHRDLRSANILVGDNQVCKIADFGLARLIEDNEYTARQGAKFPIKWTAPEAALYGKFTIKSDVWSFGILLTELVTKGRVPYPGMNNREVLEQVERGYRMPCPQDCPISLHELMLQCWKKDAEERPTFEYLQAFLEDYFTATEPQYQPGDNL; this comes from the exons ATGGGCTGTGTGCAATGCAAGGATAAGGAAGCAACCAAACTCACGGACGACCGAGACGCCAGCATCTCCCAGGGAGCGGGCTACCGCTATGGGGCCGACCCCACGCCGCAGCACTACCCCAGCTTCGGGGTCACCGCCATCCCCAACTACAACAACTTCCAAGCCCCCGTCGGACAGGGGATGACCGTCTTCGGGGGGGTCAGCACCTCCGCGCACACAGGAACCCTGAGGACCCGCGGTGGGACAG GAGTCACCCTCTTCGTGGCACTTTACGACTACGGGGCGCGGACAGAGGACGACCTCAGCTTCAGGAAAGGGGAGCGGTTCCAGATCATCAACAGCAC cGAAGGAGACTGGTGGGATGCTCGCTCGCTCACCACCGGTGGCAGTGGCTACATTCCCAGTAATTACGTGGCTCCGGTGGACTCCATCCAGGCAGAGGA CTGGTACTTTGGTAAACTGGGCCGCAAGGACGCAGAGAGGCAGCTGCAGTCCACCGGCAACCCTCGAGGAACCTACCTCATCCGGGAGAGTGAAACCACAAAGG gtgCCTTCTCCTTGTCCATACGGGACTGGGACGATGTGAAAGGTGACCACGTCAAGCATTATAAGATCCGTAAGCTGGACAGTGGCGGCTACTACATCACCACACGGGCTCAATTTGacatgctgcagcagctggtccAGCACTACTCAG AGAGTGCGGATGGTTTGTGCTTTAATTTAACGGGCGTGTGTGTGAACTACATCCCTGACACTATGGGCTTGAGTCATGATGCCTGGGAGATCAGCAGAGACACACTTGAGTTGGAAGTAAAGCTGGGGACGGGATGTTTTGCTGATGTGTTTTACG GAACGTGGAACGGCACCACCAAGGTGGCAGTGAAGACTCTGAAGCCCGGGACCATGTCCCCCGAGTCCTTCCTGGAGGAGGCTCAGATCATGAAGAAACTCCGCCATGACAAGCTGGTGCAGCTCTACGCCGTGGTGTCCGAGGAGCCCATTTACATCGTCACAGAGTACATGGGCCAAG GAAGCCTGCTGGAATTCTTGAAGGACGGAGAAGGACGAGGGTCGAAGCTGCCGAACCTGGTGGACATGGCGGCGCAg GTGGCGGCGGGCATGGCCTACATCGAGAGGATGAACTACATCCACAGAGACCTGCGCTCCGCCAACATCCTGGTGGGAGACAACCAGGTGTGCAAGATCGCCGACTTCGGCCTGGCCAGACTCATCGAGGACAACGAATACACGGCCCGGCAAG GAGCAAAGTTCCCCATTAAGTGGACCGCCCCGGAGGCTGCGCTGTACGGGAAGTTCACCATCAAGTCGGACGTGTGGTCGTTCGGCATCTTGCTGACGGAGCTGGTCACCAAGGGTCGGGTGCCTTACCCAG GCATGAACAACCGCGAGGtgctggagcaggtggagcGGGGCTACCGGATGCCGTGCCCCCAGGACTGCCCCATCTCGCTGCACGAGCTGATGCTGCAGTGCTGGAAGAAGGACGCCGAGGAGCGGCCTACCTTCGAGTACCTGCAAGCCTTCCTGGAGGACTACTTCACGGCCACAGAGCCTCAGTACCAGCCCGGGGACAACCTCtag
- the fynb gene encoding tyrosine-protein kinase fynb isoform X4, protein MGCVQCKDKEATKLTDDRDASISQGAGYRYGADPTPQHYPSFGVTAIPNYNNFQAPVGQGMTVFGGVSTSAHTGTLRTRGGTGVTLFVALYDYGARTEDDLSFRKGERFQIINSTEGDWWDARSLTTGGSGYIPSNYVAPVDSIQAEDWYFGKLGRKDAERQLQSTGNPRGTYLIRESETTKGAFSLSIRDWDDVKGDHVKHYKIRKLDSGGYYITTRAQFDMLQQLVQHYSGTWNGTTKVAVKTLKPGTMSPESFLEEAQIMKKLRHDKLVQLYAVVSEEPIYIVTEYMGQGSLLEFLKDGEGRGSKLPNLVDMAAQVAAGMAYIERMNYIHRDLRSANILVGDNQVCKIADFGLARLIEDNEYTARQGAKFPIKWTAPEAALYGKFTIKSDVWSFGILLTELVTKGRVPYPGMNNREVLEQVERGYRMPCPQDCPISLHELMLQCWKKDAEERPTFEYLQAFLEDYFTATEPQYQPGDNL, encoded by the exons ATGGGCTGTGTGCAATGCAAGGATAAGGAAGCAACCAAACTCACGGACGACCGAGACGCCAGCATCTCCCAGGGAGCGGGCTACCGCTATGGGGCCGACCCCACGCCGCAGCACTACCCCAGCTTCGGGGTCACCGCCATCCCCAACTACAACAACTTCCAAGCCCCCGTCGGACAGGGGATGACCGTCTTCGGGGGGGTCAGCACCTCCGCGCACACAGGAACCCTGAGGACCCGCGGTGGGACAG GAGTCACCCTCTTCGTGGCACTTTACGACTACGGGGCGCGGACAGAGGACGACCTCAGCTTCAGGAAAGGGGAGCGGTTCCAGATCATCAACAGCAC cGAAGGAGACTGGTGGGATGCTCGCTCGCTCACCACCGGTGGCAGTGGCTACATTCCCAGTAATTACGTGGCTCCGGTGGACTCCATCCAGGCAGAGGA CTGGTACTTTGGTAAACTGGGCCGCAAGGACGCAGAGAGGCAGCTGCAGTCCACCGGCAACCCTCGAGGAACCTACCTCATCCGGGAGAGTGAAACCACAAAGG gtgCCTTCTCCTTGTCCATACGGGACTGGGACGATGTGAAAGGTGACCACGTCAAGCATTATAAGATCCGTAAGCTGGACAGTGGCGGCTACTACATCACCACACGGGCTCAATTTGacatgctgcagcagctggtccAGCACTACTCAG GAACGTGGAACGGCACCACCAAGGTGGCAGTGAAGACTCTGAAGCCCGGGACCATGTCCCCCGAGTCCTTCCTGGAGGAGGCTCAGATCATGAAGAAACTCCGCCATGACAAGCTGGTGCAGCTCTACGCCGTGGTGTCCGAGGAGCCCATTTACATCGTCACAGAGTACATGGGCCAAG GAAGCCTGCTGGAATTCTTGAAGGACGGAGAAGGACGAGGGTCGAAGCTGCCGAACCTGGTGGACATGGCGGCGCAg GTGGCGGCGGGCATGGCCTACATCGAGAGGATGAACTACATCCACAGAGACCTGCGCTCCGCCAACATCCTGGTGGGAGACAACCAGGTGTGCAAGATCGCCGACTTCGGCCTGGCCAGACTCATCGAGGACAACGAATACACGGCCCGGCAAG GAGCAAAGTTCCCCATTAAGTGGACCGCCCCGGAGGCTGCGCTGTACGGGAAGTTCACCATCAAGTCGGACGTGTGGTCGTTCGGCATCTTGCTGACGGAGCTGGTCACCAAGGGTCGGGTGCCTTACCCAG GCATGAACAACCGCGAGGtgctggagcaggtggagcGGGGCTACCGGATGCCGTGCCCCCAGGACTGCCCCATCTCGCTGCACGAGCTGATGCTGCAGTGCTGGAAGAAGGACGCCGAGGAGCGGCCTACCTTCGAGTACCTGCAAGCCTTCCTGGAGGACTACTTCACGGCCACAGAGCCTCAGTACCAGCCCGGGGACAACCTCtag
- the fynb gene encoding tyrosine-protein kinase fynb isoform X2 gives MGCVQCKDKEATKLTDDRDASISQGAGYRYGADPTPQHYPSFGVTAIPNYNNFQAPVGQGMTVFGGVSTSAHTGTLRTRGGTGVTLFVALYDYGARTEDDLSFRKGERFQIINSTEGDWWDARSLTTGGSGYIPSNYVAPVDSIQAEDWYFGKLGRKDAERQLQSTGNPRGTYLIRESETTKGAFSLSIRDWDDVKGDHVKHYKIRKLDSGGYYITTRAQFDMLQQLVQHYSDRAAGLCCRLVVPCHKGMPRLADLSVKTKDVWEIPRESLQLIKRLGNGQFGEVWMGTWNGTTKVAVKTLKPGTMSPESFLEEAQIMKKLRHDKLVQLYAVVSEEPIYIVTEYMGQGSLLEFLKDGEGRGSKLPNLVDMAAQVAAGMAYIERMNYIHRDLRSANILVGDNQVCKIADFGLARLIEDNEYTARQGAKFPIKWTAPEAALYGKFTIKSDVWSFGILLTELVTKGRVPYPGMNNREVLEQVERGYRMPCPQDCPISLHELMLQCWKKDAEERPTFEYLQAFLEDYFTATEPQYQPGDNL, from the exons ATGGGCTGTGTGCAATGCAAGGATAAGGAAGCAACCAAACTCACGGACGACCGAGACGCCAGCATCTCCCAGGGAGCGGGCTACCGCTATGGGGCCGACCCCACGCCGCAGCACTACCCCAGCTTCGGGGTCACCGCCATCCCCAACTACAACAACTTCCAAGCCCCCGTCGGACAGGGGATGACCGTCTTCGGGGGGGTCAGCACCTCCGCGCACACAGGAACCCTGAGGACCCGCGGTGGGACAG GAGTCACCCTCTTCGTGGCACTTTACGACTACGGGGCGCGGACAGAGGACGACCTCAGCTTCAGGAAAGGGGAGCGGTTCCAGATCATCAACAGCAC cGAAGGAGACTGGTGGGATGCTCGCTCGCTCACCACCGGTGGCAGTGGCTACATTCCCAGTAATTACGTGGCTCCGGTGGACTCCATCCAGGCAGAGGA CTGGTACTTTGGTAAACTGGGCCGCAAGGACGCAGAGAGGCAGCTGCAGTCCACCGGCAACCCTCGAGGAACCTACCTCATCCGGGAGAGTGAAACCACAAAGG gtgCCTTCTCCTTGTCCATACGGGACTGGGACGATGTGAAAGGTGACCACGTCAAGCATTATAAGATCCGTAAGCTGGACAGTGGCGGCTACTACATCACCACACGGGCTCAATTTGacatgctgcagcagctggtccAGCACTACTCAG ACCGAGCCGCGGGGCTCTGCTGTCGCTTGGTGGTTCCCTGCCACAAAGGGATGCCACGGCTCGCCGACCTGTCCGTTAAAACCAAAGACGTGTGGGAGATCCCGCGGGAGTCGCTGCAGCTCATCAAGCGGCTCGGGAACGGGCAGTTTGGGGAGGTCTGGATGG GAACGTGGAACGGCACCACCAAGGTGGCAGTGAAGACTCTGAAGCCCGGGACCATGTCCCCCGAGTCCTTCCTGGAGGAGGCTCAGATCATGAAGAAACTCCGCCATGACAAGCTGGTGCAGCTCTACGCCGTGGTGTCCGAGGAGCCCATTTACATCGTCACAGAGTACATGGGCCAAG GAAGCCTGCTGGAATTCTTGAAGGACGGAGAAGGACGAGGGTCGAAGCTGCCGAACCTGGTGGACATGGCGGCGCAg GTGGCGGCGGGCATGGCCTACATCGAGAGGATGAACTACATCCACAGAGACCTGCGCTCCGCCAACATCCTGGTGGGAGACAACCAGGTGTGCAAGATCGCCGACTTCGGCCTGGCCAGACTCATCGAGGACAACGAATACACGGCCCGGCAAG GAGCAAAGTTCCCCATTAAGTGGACCGCCCCGGAGGCTGCGCTGTACGGGAAGTTCACCATCAAGTCGGACGTGTGGTCGTTCGGCATCTTGCTGACGGAGCTGGTCACCAAGGGTCGGGTGCCTTACCCAG GCATGAACAACCGCGAGGtgctggagcaggtggagcGGGGCTACCGGATGCCGTGCCCCCAGGACTGCCCCATCTCGCTGCACGAGCTGATGCTGCAGTGCTGGAAGAAGGACGCCGAGGAGCGGCCTACCTTCGAGTACCTGCAAGCCTTCCTGGAGGACTACTTCACGGCCACAGAGCCTCAGTACCAGCCCGGGGACAACCTCtag